The Devosia sp. A16 genome includes a window with the following:
- a CDS encoding VOC family protein: MPSTIPEGYTTVTPWIISADTQQLIDFVTAAFDGVELGRMANADGSIGHAEIRIGDAIVMAFDAPPGVAPMPAFIRLYVPDARKGFARALEAGATEVTKPTLLAFGDRVARVRDPLGNIWWLQQRVEEVSKAQMQQRWGDPRWSEPMTYVQNTLAEALKH; encoded by the coding sequence ATGCCCAGCACGATTCCCGAAGGCTATACCACCGTCACGCCGTGGATCATCTCCGCCGATACGCAGCAGCTCATCGATTTCGTCACCGCCGCCTTCGACGGCGTGGAACTGGGTCGCATGGCCAATGCCGATGGCAGCATCGGCCATGCCGAGATCCGCATCGGCGACGCCATCGTCATGGCCTTCGATGCGCCGCCCGGCGTTGCGCCCATGCCCGCCTTCATCCGGCTTTACGTGCCCGATGCGCGCAAGGGCTTCGCCCGGGCGCTCGAGGCCGGCGCCACCGAGGTCACCAAGCCGACCCTGCTCGCCTTCGGCGACCGCGTCGCCCGCGTGCGCGATCCGCTCGGCAACATCTGGTGGCTGCAGCAGCGGGTGGAGGAGGTCTCGAAAGCGCAGATGCAGCAGCGCTGGGGCGACCCAAGATGGTCGGAACCCATGACCTACGTGCAGAACACGCTGGCCGAGGCGCTGAAGCATTGA
- a CDS encoding autotransporter outer membrane beta-barrel domain-containing protein yields the protein MRSRFRGALRHPSRLRTQAVLAALLGSSMLAGLSAPAMAEEPWIMVQRTFFLDADPARGQGVTTDGTNWYFSGTHSLEITDETFSTIRIDTDAILSQVGLANGYTDVTLNHIGDIDYANGKLYISLDSTQRDPITGNKYSNPVFAVYDAATLTWTGEAYTVNPPNGIKDIASWVAVDAEAGLAYGMAYDNATELAVYNLADFSFKQYIPLSQVVDQAQGGKLLNGYMYFATDNDEKLLMRANLVTGEVETIGNLKIDGEQEVEGLSIRWTGDGWSMNVLNREESTPGSGEEGVGFYKYLRPTGNTLSGEIHADIGGALLTDSRVLREATLRRMNDFTAPSDGPVFWGEALASRGRTDAAGDAASFEQRSAGFIGGVESTLGDWLVGLSAGYGRTSFSVTDRASSATSDTYQFGVYAGTHFGDLGLKLGAGLAAHDIATERSVVFPAFSERLSAEYAARTLQAYGELDYRFDLGAALLSPFAGLALVSHSTDAFEETGGTNAALSAGRSSDQNAFTTLGLRVTAPLDLGEATGKLHAQVGWQHALADTQTAIELAIPTGASFDSVGVPIAKDALSLEAGLDLALSADATLTASYSGQLAESAQNHSVKLGFGVRF from the coding sequence ATGCGTTCTCGTTTCCGCGGCGCCCTCCGCCACCCCTCCCGTCTTCGAACCCAGGCGGTGCTGGCCGCCCTGCTCGGCTCCAGCATGCTCGCCGGCCTCAGCGCCCCCGCCATGGCCGAGGAGCCGTGGATCATGGTGCAACGCACCTTCTTTCTCGATGCCGATCCGGCCCGCGGCCAGGGGGTGACCACCGATGGAACCAATTGGTACTTCTCCGGCACCCATTCGCTCGAGATCACCGACGAGACCTTCAGCACCATCCGGATCGATACCGACGCCATCCTGTCACAGGTGGGGCTGGCGAACGGCTATACCGACGTGACGCTGAACCATATCGGCGACATCGATTACGCCAACGGCAAGCTCTACATCTCGCTCGACTCGACGCAGCGCGATCCGATCACCGGCAACAAGTACTCCAACCCGGTCTTCGCGGTGTACGACGCCGCGACGCTGACCTGGACCGGCGAGGCCTACACGGTGAATCCGCCGAACGGCATCAAGGACATTGCCAGCTGGGTGGCGGTCGATGCGGAAGCCGGCCTTGCCTACGGCATGGCCTATGACAACGCCACCGAGCTCGCGGTCTACAACCTCGCCGATTTCAGCTTCAAGCAGTACATCCCGTTGTCGCAGGTGGTGGATCAGGCGCAGGGCGGCAAGCTCCTCAACGGCTACATGTACTTCGCCACCGACAACGACGAAAAGCTGCTGATGCGCGCCAACCTCGTCACCGGCGAGGTCGAGACGATCGGCAACCTGAAGATCGACGGCGAGCAGGAGGTGGAAGGCCTGTCGATCCGCTGGACCGGGGACGGCTGGTCGATGAACGTGCTCAATCGCGAGGAGAGCACACCGGGGAGCGGCGAGGAGGGCGTCGGCTTCTACAAGTATCTCCGTCCGACCGGTAATACGCTGTCAGGCGAAATCCATGCCGATATCGGCGGCGCGCTGCTGACGGACAGCCGGGTGCTGCGCGAGGCGACGCTGCGCCGCATGAACGACTTCACGGCCCCGAGCGACGGGCCGGTATTCTGGGGTGAGGCGCTGGCCTCGCGCGGTCGCACCGATGCGGCGGGCGACGCGGCGAGCTTCGAGCAGCGTTCGGCCGGCTTCATCGGCGGCGTCGAAAGCACGCTGGGCGATTGGTTGGTCGGCCTCTCCGCCGGCTATGGTCGCACGAGCTTCAGTGTCACCGATCGCGCCTCGAGCGCCACCAGCGACACTTACCAGTTCGGCGTCTATGCCGGCACGCACTTCGGCGATCTCGGCCTCAAGCTGGGCGCCGGCTTGGCGGCGCACGACATCGCGACCGAGCGCAGCGTCGTCTTCCCGGCCTTCAGCGAACGGCTGTCCGCCGAGTACGCCGCGCGCACCCTGCAAGCCTATGGCGAGCTCGACTATCGGTTCGACCTCGGCGCTGCGCTGCTGTCGCCCTTCGCCGGCCTCGCGCTCGTCTCCCACTCGACCGACGCCTTCGAGGAAACCGGCGGCACCAACGCGGCTCTGTCGGCCGGACGCTCGTCCGACCAGAACGCCTTCACCACGCTGGGCCTGCGGGTCACCGCGCCGCTCGACCTCGGCGAGGCAACGGGCAAGCTGCACGCCCAGGTCGGCTGGCAGCACGCGCTCGCCGACACGCAGACCGCGATCGAACTGGCGATTCCCACCGGCGCCTCGTTCGACAGCGTCGGTGTGCCGATCGCCAAGGACGCTCTGAGCCTCGAAGCCGGCCTCGACCTGGCCCTGAGCGCCGACGCCACGCTGACCGCCAGCTATTCCGGACAGCTTGCCGAGAGCGCCCAGAACCACAGCGTCAAGCTCGGTTTTGGCGTGAGGTTCTGA
- a CDS encoding primosomal protein N', producing MERSPDIVAVMVSVSVDGPYSYRVPYGMEVQRGSIVAVPLVGRLTLGVVWGLPKDNYAHNRLKEIERVFDTPPLSEELLKTVEWVSKYTLAAPGLVLRSVLRSTEALEPERPITAFRATGVEPDKRTRSREKVLDLLLDGEARSKSAIIGEAGVSASVIEGLEKAGALERVEMAPPPIALPPDPDAAPPTLSEEQAAALEQLREIEVGGFGVALLDGVTGGGKTEVFFEAVADTLRAGRQALVLLPEIALTSTFVERFSKRFGTRPAEWHSDMTPAQRARTWRSVLNGDVRVVLGARSALFLPFRELGLVVLDEEHDGAFKQYDGVNYHARDMAVVRARFADARVILSSATPSVESRNNANQGRYKHVLLTSRFAEAGMPDIAPIDMREEPPEKGQWIAPRLAREVFATLDRGEQALLFLNRRGYAPLTLCKACGHQYQCPDCSAWLVEHRFRGVLMCHHCGHEQRVPKACTECGAVDSLTPIGPGIERVAEEAAERFPGARMVILSSDMGSNQQLRERFADIERGEYDLVVGTQLVAKGHHFEKLTLVGVLDADLGLDRGDPRAAERTFQILTQVTGRAGRANRAGKAFLQTYHPDHPVMKAMVKGDREAFYRHELLAREAGGLPPFGRLAALIVSANEHDPAFAYARQLLSVAPLAEGLKLFGPADAPISMIRGRHRVRLLAQSGKDFDLSGYVRFWLEQAPKTTGNLRVQVDIDPQSFL from the coding sequence ATGGAAAGGTCCCCCGACATCGTAGCGGTGATGGTGAGCGTGTCGGTCGACGGGCCGTATAGCTACCGCGTGCCCTATGGCATGGAGGTGCAGCGCGGCTCGATCGTCGCCGTGCCGCTGGTCGGCCGGCTGACGCTCGGGGTGGTGTGGGGGCTGCCCAAGGACAATTATGCCCATAACCGGCTCAAAGAGATCGAGCGGGTGTTCGACACGCCGCCGCTGTCGGAAGAGCTGCTGAAGACGGTGGAGTGGGTGTCGAAATATACGCTGGCCGCGCCGGGGCTGGTGCTGCGCAGCGTGTTGCGCTCGACCGAGGCGCTGGAACCGGAGCGGCCGATCACGGCCTTCCGCGCGACCGGCGTCGAGCCCGACAAGCGCACCCGGTCGCGCGAAAAGGTGCTCGACCTGCTGCTCGACGGCGAGGCCCGGTCCAAGTCGGCGATCATCGGCGAGGCCGGAGTGTCGGCATCGGTGATCGAAGGGCTTGAAAAAGCCGGGGCGCTGGAGCGGGTCGAGATGGCGCCGCCGCCGATCGCGCTGCCCCCCGATCCGGACGCCGCGCCGCCGACGCTCAGCGAGGAGCAGGCGGCGGCGCTCGAGCAGCTCCGCGAGATCGAGGTCGGCGGCTTCGGGGTGGCGCTGCTCGATGGGGTGACCGGGGGCGGCAAGACCGAGGTGTTCTTCGAGGCCGTCGCCGACACGCTGCGCGCCGGGCGGCAGGCCTTGGTGCTGCTGCCCGAGATCGCGCTGACCTCGACCTTCGTCGAGCGGTTTTCGAAGCGTTTCGGCACGAGGCCCGCCGAATGGCATTCGGACATGACGCCGGCGCAGCGGGCGCGCACCTGGCGTTCGGTGCTGAACGGCGACGTCCGGGTGGTGCTGGGGGCGCGTTCGGCCCTGTTCCTGCCGTTCCGCGAGCTGGGACTGGTGGTGCTCGACGAGGAGCATGACGGGGCGTTCAAGCAGTATGACGGGGTGAATTACCACGCCCGCGACATGGCGGTGGTGCGGGCGCGGTTCGCCGACGCGCGGGTGATCCTGAGCTCGGCGACGCCATCGGTCGAGAGCCGCAACAATGCCAACCAGGGGCGTTACAAGCATGTGCTGCTGACCTCGCGCTTCGCCGAGGCCGGCATGCCCGATATTGCGCCGATTGACATGCGCGAGGAGCCGCCCGAAAAAGGGCAGTGGATCGCGCCCAGACTGGCGCGCGAGGTGTTCGCGACGCTCGATCGGGGCGAGCAGGCGCTGCTGTTCCTCAATCGGCGGGGCTATGCGCCGCTGACGCTCTGCAAGGCGTGCGGCCACCAGTACCAGTGCCCGGATTGCTCGGCCTGGCTGGTCGAGCACCGGTTTCGGGGCGTGTTGATGTGCCACCATTGCGGGCATGAGCAGCGGGTGCCCAAGGCCTGCACCGAGTGCGGCGCAGTGGACTCGCTGACCCCGATCGGGCCGGGCATCGAGCGGGTGGCGGAAGAAGCGGCGGAGCGCTTTCCAGGCGCGCGCATGGTGATCCTCAGCTCCGACATGGGATCGAACCAGCAGCTCAGGGAGCGGTTCGCCGATATCGAGCGGGGCGAATACGACCTGGTGGTGGGCACACAGCTGGTGGCCAAGGGCCACCATTTCGAAAAGCTGACGCTGGTCGGGGTGCTCGATGCCGATCTCGGGCTCGACCGCGGCGACCCGCGCGCTGCCGAGCGGACCTTTCAGATCCTCACCCAGGTGACCGGGCGCGCCGGGCGAGCCAACCGGGCGGGCAAGGCGTTCCTCCAGACCTATCATCCCGATCATCCGGTAATGAAGGCGATGGTCAAAGGCGATCGCGAGGCATTCTACAGGCACGAACTGCTGGCGCGCGAGGCCGGCGGGCTGCCGCCGTTCGGACGGCTGGCGGCGCTGATCGTCTCGGCCAACGAGCACGACCCGGCCTTCGCTTATGCCAGGCAACTGCTCAGCGTTGCGCCGCTGGCCGAGGGGCTGAAGCTGTTCGGCCCGGCCGATGCGCCGATCTCGATGATCCGCGGCCGCCACCGGGTGCGGCTCCTGGCCCAGTCGGGCAAGGACTTCGACCTCAGCGGCTATGTGCGGTTCTGGCTGGAGCAGGCGCCCAAGACCACCGGCAACCTCAGGGTGCAGGTAGACATCGACCCGCAGAGTTTTCTCTAG
- a CDS encoding FadR/GntR family transcriptional regulator, giving the protein MPSGFQPADEGNMSYGQSSYGSDRIADMPVKVAHQPGVSLYASLLQQLGGRILRGDLPPGTQLDNVEELSAAYGVSRTVMREVIRVLSDKGMLESRPRTGTRVRPRGHWNFLDPDLLAWRYGATTDRADTRALFELRRAIEPEAGALAARRATSEQIAELEGYFALMEQYADDGPRFAEPDLAFHQLILRMTGNELIGSLAALMAAALAISFRLSDANPLGQRPSLPLHRRVIDCIRSGDAEGAREALLKLLDDAERDVARAIGVSPAAG; this is encoded by the coding sequence TTGCCGTCGGGCTTCCAGCCGGCCGACGAAGGCAATATGAGCTACGGCCAATCATCATATGGTTCGGACCGGATCGCCGACATGCCCGTGAAAGTCGCCCACCAGCCCGGCGTGAGCCTTTATGCATCGCTGCTGCAGCAGCTCGGCGGCCGCATCCTGCGCGGCGACCTGCCGCCGGGCACCCAACTGGACAATGTCGAGGAGCTGAGCGCGGCCTACGGGGTCAGCCGGACGGTGATGCGCGAAGTGATCCGCGTCCTCTCGGACAAGGGCATGCTCGAGTCCCGCCCGCGTACCGGCACCCGGGTGCGGCCGCGCGGACACTGGAACTTCCTCGATCCCGATCTTCTGGCCTGGCGCTACGGCGCGACCACCGACCGCGCCGATACGCGCGCGCTGTTCGAACTGAGGCGGGCCATCGAGCCCGAGGCCGGAGCGCTTGCCGCCCGGCGCGCCACCTCCGAGCAGATCGCCGAGCTCGAGGGTTACTTCGCGCTGATGGAGCAATATGCCGATGACGGGCCGCGCTTCGCCGAGCCGGACCTCGCCTTCCATCAGCTCATCCTGCGCATGACCGGCAACGAGCTGATCGGCTCGCTGGCCGCACTGATGGCGGCGGCGCTGGCTATCAGCTTCCGCCTCTCCGATGCCAACCCGCTGGGCCAGCGGCCGTCGCTACCGCTGCACCGGCGGGTGATCGACTGCATCAGGAGTGGAGACGCCGAGGGCGCGCGGGAGGCCCTGCTCAAACTGCTCGATGACGCCGAACGCGACGTCGCCCGCGCCATTGGCGTGTCCCCGGCCGCCGGCTGA
- the atpA gene encoding F0F1 ATP synthase subunit alpha, with product MDIKAAEISAILKEQIQNFGQEAEVSEVGQVLSVGDGIARVYGLDNVQAGELVEFPGGIKGMALNLETDNVGVVLFGADREIKEGDVAKRTGSIVDTPVGKELLGRVVDALGNPIDGKGPLKAKERRRVDVKAPGILPRKSVHEPMSTGLKAIDALIPIGRGQRELIIGDRQTGKTAVILDTFLNQKPAHAAGASEQEKLYCIYVAVGQKRSTVAQFVKVLEDAGALEYSIVIAATASDPAPMQFLAPMTGAAIGEYFRDNGMHAVIAYDDLTKQAVAYRQMSLLLRRPPGREAYPGDVFYLHSRLLERAAKLNEEHGLGSLTALPVIETQANDVSAYIPTNVISITDGQIFLETNLFFQGIRPAVNVGISVSRVGGNAQIKAMKQVAGSLKGELSQYREMAAFAQFGSDLDAATQRLLNRGARLTELLKQPQFAPLKPEEEVAVIFAGGQGYLDDLPVSKVGEFEAGLLGYLRSKAADVLSAIAKEKALSDDLRAKLKAAIDAFKKTFS from the coding sequence ATGGATATCAAAGCCGCGGAAATCTCTGCGATCCTCAAGGAGCAGATTCAGAACTTCGGCCAGGAAGCGGAAGTTTCCGAAGTCGGTCAGGTTCTGTCGGTTGGCGACGGTATCGCCCGTGTCTACGGCCTCGACAACGTGCAGGCCGGTGAGCTCGTCGAGTTCCCGGGCGGCATCAAGGGCATGGCGCTAAACCTCGAAACCGACAATGTCGGCGTGGTGCTGTTCGGCGCCGACCGCGAGATCAAGGAAGGCGACGTCGCCAAGCGTACCGGCTCGATCGTGGATACCCCGGTCGGCAAGGAGCTGTTGGGCCGCGTGGTCGATGCGCTCGGCAACCCGATCGACGGCAAGGGCCCGCTCAAGGCCAAGGAACGCCGCCGCGTCGACGTGAAGGCCCCGGGCATCCTGCCGCGCAAGTCGGTGCACGAGCCGATGTCGACCGGCCTCAAGGCCATCGACGCGCTGATCCCGATCGGCCGCGGCCAGCGCGAGCTGATCATCGGTGATCGCCAGACCGGCAAGACCGCGGTGATCCTCGACACCTTCCTCAACCAGAAGCCGGCGCATGCCGCAGGCGCTTCGGAGCAGGAAAAGCTCTACTGCATCTACGTCGCCGTCGGCCAGAAGCGCTCGACCGTGGCGCAGTTCGTCAAGGTGCTGGAAGACGCCGGCGCGCTGGAATACTCGATCGTCATCGCGGCGACCGCGTCCGACCCGGCCCCGATGCAGTTCCTCGCGCCGATGACCGGCGCCGCCATCGGCGAGTATTTCCGCGACAACGGCATGCATGCCGTGATCGCCTATGACGACCTGACCAAGCAGGCCGTCGCCTACCGTCAGATGTCGCTGCTGCTGCGCCGCCCGCCAGGCCGCGAAGCTTACCCGGGCGACGTGTTCTACCTGCATTCGCGTCTGCTCGAGCGCGCCGCCAAGCTCAACGAAGAGCACGGTCTTGGTTCGCTCACCGCGCTGCCGGTGATCGAAACCCAGGCGAACGACGTGTCCGCCTACATTCCGACCAACGTGATTTCGATCACCGACGGCCAGATCTTCCTCGAGACGAACCTGTTCTTCCAGGGCATCCGCCCGGCGGTGAACGTCGGTATCTCGGTTTCCCGCGTGGGTGGTAACGCCCAGATCAAGGCGATGAAGCAGGTTGCCGGCTCGCTGAAGGGCGAACTGTCGCAGTATCGCGAAATGGCCGCGTTCGCGCAGTTCGGTTCCGACCTCGACGCCGCCACGCAGCGCCTGCTCAACCGCGGCGCCCGCCTGACCGAACTCTTGAAGCAGCCGCAGTTCGCGCCGCTGAAGCCGGAAGAAGAAGTCGCGGTGATCTTTGCCGGCGGCCAGGGCTACCTCGACGACCTGCCGGTGTCGAAGGTCGGCGAGTTCGAGGCTGGCCTGCTGGG
- a CDS encoding tyrosine recombinase XerC, which translates to MSHALLADAGLAAHIANWQRDLGAVRRLAPLTLEAYLRDLGQFVTFLSAHTGGEVSLATLRQLRAADIRAFIAARRSDSLGSRSLARALSAIKSFFGYLEREGILASEALNTVRTPKQQRSLPKALTVLEAKATIRTTDELEDIPWVAARDMAVISLCYGAGLRISEALALSRADLEASALRVTGKGGKTRLVPLIAPVRQAIDTYLGLTPFHPGPDEPIFRGEKGGPLSPRLIQLRMQQLRGALGLPPSATPHALRHSFATHLLGKRGDLRAIQELLGHASLSTTQIYTAVDTERLLESYRAAHPRA; encoded by the coding sequence ATGTCCCACGCCCTGCTCGCCGACGCCGGCCTTGCCGCCCATATCGCCAATTGGCAGCGCGATCTCGGCGCTGTCAGGCGCCTCGCGCCGCTGACGCTCGAAGCTTACCTGCGCGATCTCGGCCAGTTCGTCACGTTCCTTTCCGCTCACACCGGCGGCGAGGTCAGTCTCGCAACCTTGCGTCAACTCCGCGCCGCCGACATCCGGGCGTTTATCGCCGCCCGTCGCAGCGACAGTCTCGGCTCGCGCTCGCTGGCGCGGGCGCTCAGCGCCATCAAGAGTTTTTTCGGTTATCTCGAACGCGAGGGCATCCTCGCCAGCGAAGCGCTCAACACCGTGCGCACACCGAAGCAACAGCGCTCGCTGCCCAAGGCGCTGACCGTGCTCGAGGCGAAGGCCACCATCCGGACTACAGACGAACTCGAAGACATCCCGTGGGTTGCGGCCCGCGACATGGCCGTGATCTCGCTTTGCTACGGAGCCGGCCTGCGTATCTCGGAAGCCCTCGCCCTCAGCCGCGCCGATCTCGAGGCGAGCGCGCTGCGGGTCACCGGCAAGGGCGGAAAAACCCGCCTCGTCCCGCTGATCGCCCCGGTGCGCCAGGCCATCGACACCTATCTCGGCCTCACCCCGTTCCATCCCGGCCCCGACGAGCCGATCTTTCGCGGCGAGAAAGGCGGCCCGCTGTCGCCGCGCCTGATTCAGCTGCGCATGCAGCAGCTGCGCGGTGCCCTCGGCCTGCCGCCTTCGGCAACGCCGCACGCCCTGCGCCACAGCTTCGCCACGCACCTGCTCGGCAAGCGCGGCGATCTGCGCGCTATCCAGGAACTGCTGGGGCACGCATCGCTTTCGACCACCCAGATCTACACGGCGGTCGACACCGAGCGCCTGCTCGAGAGCTACCGGGCGGCGCATCCGAGGGCCTGA
- a CDS encoding L,D-transpeptidase, whose protein sequence is MTDLIIGRRALLAGAASFAALALAGCATSGAPRLDTETKRIPDDVLAMYAARPEERFPIPAARMDLIEPQFWRQVVDDPTGERPGTVVVDTAHRFLYLVQENGKAIRYGVGIGRDGFTWSGRGVIQYKREWPTWTPPGEMIDRQPELEPYRHGMAPSLENPLGARALYIFKDGRDTIYRLHGATDERTIGKAISSGCVRLLNQDVIDLYQRVPSGSPILVM, encoded by the coding sequence ATGACTGACCTGATCATCGGCCGCCGGGCGTTGCTCGCCGGGGCGGCGAGCTTTGCCGCCCTCGCCCTCGCCGGCTGCGCCACCTCTGGCGCGCCCCGGCTCGACACCGAAACCAAGCGCATCCCTGACGACGTCCTCGCCATGTATGCGGCGCGGCCGGAGGAACGCTTCCCGATTCCGGCGGCGCGCATGGATCTGATCGAGCCGCAGTTCTGGCGCCAGGTGGTGGACGATCCGACGGGCGAGCGGCCGGGCACCGTGGTGGTCGATACCGCGCACCGCTTCCTCTACCTGGTGCAGGAAAACGGCAAGGCTATCCGCTATGGCGTCGGCATCGGCCGCGACGGCTTCACCTGGTCTGGGCGCGGCGTGATCCAGTACAAGCGCGAATGGCCGACCTGGACGCCGCCGGGCGAGATGATCGACCGGCAGCCCGAGCTCGAGCCCTATCGGCACGGGATGGCGCCGAGCCTCGAGAACCCGCTGGGCGCTCGGGCGCTCTACATCTTCAAGGACGGGCGGGACACCATCTACCGCCTGCACGGGGCGACGGACGAGCGCACCATCGGCAAGGCGATCTCGTCGGGCTGCGTGCGGCTGCTCAACCAGGACGTGATCGACCTCTACCAGCGCGTGCCGTCGGGGTCGCCGATTCTGGTGATGTGA
- a CDS encoding F0F1 ATP synthase subunit delta, with translation MAAQNSVLTQIARPYASALYDLAAADGSVAAVEQGLVNLLALSEQSPDFARFLRSPVINTEEKAQAIHAVLERAKAHTTVGNFVRVVARNGRLFALPAIIQAFRERAAGARGEVNADVTSATPLTAAQVKTLADTLKAKIGKSVTLNQHVDPSLIGGLVVKVGSQMIDSSLKTKLTAMKIAMKEVG, from the coding sequence TTGGCAGCGCAGAATTCAGTGCTTACCCAGATCGCGCGGCCGTATGCGTCGGCGCTCTACGATCTTGCCGCAGCCGACGGTTCCGTCGCAGCGGTCGAGCAGGGGCTGGTAAACCTGCTCGCCCTGTCTGAACAAAGCCCGGATTTTGCCCGGTTCCTTCGCTCCCCGGTGATCAACACCGAAGAGAAGGCGCAGGCCATCCACGCGGTGCTGGAGCGCGCCAAGGCGCACACCACGGTGGGCAACTTCGTGCGTGTCGTCGCCCGTAACGGCCGGCTGTTTGCGCTGCCGGCGATCATCCAGGCGTTCCGCGAACGCGCCGCCGGCGCCCGCGGCGAAGTCAATGCCGACGTGACCTCGGCGACCCCGCTCACTGCGGCCCAGGTCAAGACGCTGGCCGATACGCTCAAGGCGAAGATCGGCAAGTCCGTCACGCTCAACCAACATGTCGATCCCAGCCTGATCGGTGGCCTCGTGGTCAAGGTCGGCAGCCAGATGATCGACAGCTCACTCAAAACCAAGCTCACGGCGATGAAGATCGCGATGAAAGAGGTCGGATAA